From the genome of Nicotiana tabacum cultivar K326 chromosome 2, ASM71507v2, whole genome shotgun sequence:
CGTCTAGATCCTATCTATTGCTGATGTCATCCCCGCAAGCGCTGACGTCGAGTATTACATATGTTTTCCGAATAAACTGTGTCGTTTAGATGACGTTCTCATTGCGCACCGTCCGCTTATCGATTTTCCTTTTTCTCTACCTGTTTACGTCACGCTCCATGTGCTTCTAATGTCTCcacctttttttattttccttttaaatttctTTATAGAAAAAATTATTGCGAAATTCTTTTTTCATAGAGTCAAAGGCTCAAAAGAGTAGAATTAATATTCCTTGTTTCGTACAAAATCATCATAACCCAATTGATGAAGATCTATCAACAATCTAAAGTCTCTTTTTGATTAATGTATAGTATTTATATTGAGATTTTGATTAATTTGAATTTTATGAAAGAGAGATGTTTCATATCagaatttttttatttcaaatatgaaattattgaTTAAGGGAAGAGAGATCGTATTCATACTATAATCTAAAGTTTCTACATACATACGATAAAACAAACTGTACAAATTTCAGATAAGATTTTTTTGCAAACTGTCTTTTAATCAAACATTAATTTTCGTAAAAGCTGAAAAATTATCTAAAAGCAGATTTTACCTTTCCttaaaaagcaaaagaatattatTTTTAATGTTTGTCGAGaaacaaatttacaaaaatttgCAAAGTCTTCTactaaaaaatattctttttaaaaaattttaagcCAGCACCTTATTTGAGTTCCacctttttaaaatttattttgttaCCACGTAAAAAGGAAGACGGCCAAGAAGTAATTTAAGCTTATACCTCTTGCTTATCGGATAATCGGAGGACTAATTCAAAGAGTACTCTTTGTATCTCAATTGATGTGTACTTTTTTTAGTAacgaaaatatattttattttttatttaaaaattagttaacTTTATATTTTTCATTCTATCTTTAATGAGATATTCCATAAACACGTAAATATTTATGGTCATTTTGGACTATAAACTTCAAATaaaatttttcttaaattttatgttctaTCAAATACGAATATTCTTTTTTCACAAAGAGAGATAAGGAGAAAGCCAAAGTTAGAGAAGTGTCATAAACAGGAATCTACAACAAAATAAGCCAATAAAGGATAAAAACGAAATAACTGACGTCAAGGAATGATGCAACATAATGCTTTGTAGAACTAATTATATACAGTTAAATGCAAGATTTGTTTCCAATTTTTTATGCCTACTTATTGGATATTGTTTGAGCTTACGACATGCCTGATATCATCTTCCTTTGAGCTATCCAAGCAACTTTTTGATAATGTTGACTATAGTTTCTTAAACATTCTCTACATATTTCTACTTGAGTAAATAAAGTCttagtaatattttttatataatttgaaaatatataatacactatattAAGAAATTAAGAAATCCATATCCAAATTTAGGAAATACACTTTCATtttctttaaacaaatattttgatataatactctttcattttctttattcAAATTGTAACTGATTATGAAAGATTACTTCGTCTCGATAAATCATCATTATCTAATTAAAGATAGATAATGGATGGGGTATCTTGTATGTCACATTTGAATTTGAATGGGTAAATTAAAGCGCAAATCAGTAAATGACCTAACTTAGTAAGCACCTTCTTCCATGAGAATATGAGATTAGGCCAACCATTTCTTATGGGATAATTaaatagtcatccaaaagtaattaGTACGTCAATCAAATTTTAGATTAGTTTATCTACGTGGTAATCTCACATCAAAACTTCAACCGAAAGCTCGACTACCCAATACTAATATAGATAGATTATTGCAAATTTTTGTCAATCCCTATAGAGATAGTGGCACTAATTTCTCATTTATGAATGACATAAATCTAAAACGAATTTAACTTTTATGGATAGATAGTGTAATGAACTATTATACTATAAGTATAATCCAAACCTATTGTATCGAGTAGCCAGTTTTATTTTTCAGgtgattaatattatttattatgAACAAATATATACTCATATTGTAGAAGTTAAACCAGtaaaattttcttaaattttaaactatatccatatataattttcatcaattttGCACCCGATATAGAATATATATAAAACCGACAATAGAGGTCATAATCAGAATTACCTAAGGATAATGTAAGCAAATGGTACCCACACTTAGATACACAGCATAGGCAAGTGATGACATATTTTAACGTAAGCCACAAACTTATGTTACGCGTATTATTATATCGTAACTGCCGTTGATACCCACCACCTTATAATTAGCCCCCACCCCCCTACCTACCTACAACCtctcgtatatatatacacattcaCATCCGACTTATGTATACATCCTACACTACATATAATCCTATATATCTCTATGTACAATATCTAAGCGacacaagaaaaaaaaactaaagaaaatcaTAGCTACaatctctctttcttcttcttcttcttattattattattacgttTTTGACCATGCAACAAGCACTTCCTTACAAATCATCATGTTTATCTTTAACCTTACAAGATCCCAAACCCCTCAACCAAATGAATCATAGTaccagcagcagcagcagtagtactTCTATGTATGTCAAAGGTTCAAAAGAGGAATTGAAGAACATGGTTAAAGACAACGCTGTTATAGTTGTTGGTAGACGAGGTTGTTGTATGAGCCATGTTGTCAAACGTTTGTTGCAGTGTTTGGGAGCTAATCCTGCTATTTATGACATTGAGGAACAAGATGAAAATGAGGTTATTGATGAGCTGGAGAATATTGTCGCCGCCGTCGACGGCAGTGATGATCGGAAAGAGGGTGGTCGTTTGCAGTTGCCGGCGGTGTTTGTCGGAGGAGAATTGTTTGGAGGTTTGGATCGGATTATGGCTGCTCATATTACTGGCGAGTTGACTCCTGTATTGAAACAAGCTGGAGCCTTGTGgctttgatttcttttttttctttttttttctttctctgctACTAGTAATTTCGACTAATTGTTGAAGTTAAATTCTTTTCCTTTctcctcttttttgtttttcttttcctttttggccGTTGCCAAATAAATCAAACTTGGCAGATGTGGAAATTCTTGAACGGAGTACAAATTAATTATGGTAGCTTAAATGGAGAGGTGAGCACTCGGATTAAGAcatagttgttgttgtataaaAAAGTTACGGATAATTTCAATTACAAAAGTTGGGGTTAGAATAGTTAAACCGAAAATGGGGAGCTGCTCAAATATAGATAGTTGGTTTTGTGTTTTAGCCTTCGCCTTGATTGGTGCTGTGCTTTTTACTTAGTAAATTGCAGGTTGCATATAATAATTCAGTTGGTTAGTAGTGGCTTCTAAACTATAAACTTGTGATATTGAGATTTGGATCTTTTGGAAATTATAATTTGGCTACTTGTAACTCTCTGCTTTTGAGAAAAAAGCCAAGAGAATGGTCGTTGCAGGTTATATTATTTGATCTAATTTCCTAATTACTTGTATTTGTTTGAGTTGTTGACTAGTGAATAGTGCTTCTTCTCGGGTCCCCACTCTTAAACCAGTGACATGTATTACTCCGTCCGTTCCAATCCGtagacacggagtttaagaaaaaatgaagatttttggaaTGCGTAgttctaaacaagtcaaaaaggattCAGAGTACAAACAGAAAATAGGTTCAGTTTTTCCACAACGCCGTTTGCCAaactataaaataaaacaaagggaaggaaaagaaaacCTAACAAACATAAGATATTGGGGAGAATGACCCTTACTTTGATCTCACCAAATCTTCCATCTCTATCTTCAAATTTCAAAGTCTGCAGCAAATAgtgtgtttggtatgacgaaGCCAGTGTGAAAACTACTTTTGATGTTTGGTTGGTGAATGGAAATATTATCTAAAAAATATATACTGATATATTAGAGATCAGTACTGTTATTAGTAAATTGGAAAGTaaattacaaaatatttttgAGCAACAAATATTGTGTCTTTCCTCTAAAGACAAGTGGAAATGTTTTACTCAAAAAATTACCTCTGCTATACCAAACACTATAAAATAACTTTACCATAAAATATATTTTGGTGAAAAATACTGTCACACAAAACACACCCAATCTCATTGTAATTGGCTCTTATCATTCCAATTGATTTTTCTCAAATTATTTAATAATGGAATGCAACAAAACCGggtaaaacaaaataattactgATGATTCTTATAGTTTATTACAACTAATTGGAATTGGAATATATTCATTGACTATAACGTCTCCAGCAGAAATTGGCAGTTGTTCAAGATCATCACTGTTGTAGACCACTTTCTATATACAGGGTTTAAGGAGAAAGGATCAAGCAGGCAAAGGCAAACATAAGGTGGTgctcattttgaaaatatttcttcaCTCTTTCGTTTTTCATTctcaaaacaagaaaaagaaaaagaaaagagcagAAAAATCTGGTACATAGTTCAAATGTAGAAACTTTGCTTTAGAAATACTCTCCATATTGGGACAAATCAGGAAATGACTAGGGTGCTTTCATGTTCTCCACTAGAACTTGAGAATTGGGCAATAACTGAGATGCACCATAGGTTTCCCTAGAGGTTACTAGTGGGTTTCTCTTCAAGAAACAAAGAACTGATCGCCATAAATTCCACAATTTGACTACTGATCCTTGCAATAAACAAAACCTTAAGAATTTACTTCGGTATCACAGCTTCAGTTGACCAAATTGGATTTTTAATACGAGTTGTAGAAGCGCTGAAAATCAGAATTTGATATTTCGTGCTGTGATTTGAGTTTAACATGGAAAAAGGCCAAACATGTAAGATGAGACTGTTAGAGCCTCAACGCATCATTCCAAAGTTCAGTTACAATGTGTCAAACCATGAATCAAAATCATCCATAATCTTAGACTTGGAGACAGGTTGAGAAGCAGAGGGTGTATGACCAGCATTAGAGTTTACCTCATTAGATGGCAAACCATCATTTTTGTTAGTTACCGTGGATGTTACTCTGAGAAGGTCATCCAGTGAGTCATCCAGACCGAGATCCGATATTGCAGGTTTAGCCAAATCATGGTCTCTCTTGGGCTGGCTGGAGACCTCCGACCTAGATGAAGTCCCTTCTAATAATGGAGTTGGTGTTCCTGCTTGTGCCACGGAACAAGGAGTACTAGACTGATCAATTGCATTAGTGGATTCAGAAATTTCAATCTCAGTGACTGAATCAAGAAGCATGTCAAGCTCTGCTTCTGCAGCTG
Proteins encoded in this window:
- the LOC107800971 gene encoding glutaredoxin-C9-like, giving the protein MQQALPYKSSCLSLTLQDPKPLNQMNHSTSSSSSSTSMYVKGSKEELKNMVKDNAVIVVGRRGCCMSHVVKRLLQCLGANPAIYDIEEQDENEVIDELENIVAAVDGSDDRKEGGRLQLPAVFVGGELFGGLDRIMAAHITGELTPVLKQAGALWL